A single Tenacibaculum sp. 190524A02b DNA region contains:
- a CDS encoding prepilin peptidase: MIYIYLILLLIIFYQDSKERKVSAWVLITTIVLGGTIYYLNTLPSVFILNVSTNIGFILIIIGILHLYSKFKMKKKINEGIGLGDVLFFITLAVSFPITSFLILLSLSLVFSLLLFLIVKPNLQQKVAPLAGLQALFLFIILFINLTFNFVNLYAL; encoded by the coding sequence TTGATATATATATACTTAATTTTATTACTAATTATTTTTTATCAAGATTCTAAAGAAAGAAAAGTGAGTGCTTGGGTTTTAATTACTACCATAGTACTTGGAGGTACTATTTACTATCTAAATACACTACCAAGCGTATTTATACTTAATGTTAGTACCAATATTGGTTTTATACTTATAATAATAGGTATACTGCATCTTTATAGTAAGTTTAAAATGAAAAAAAAGATTAATGAGGGTATTGGTTTAGGTGATGTTTTGTTTTTTATTACTTTAGCTGTAAGCTTTCCTATAACCTCTTTTTTAATTTTACTTTCATTATCCTTAGTGTTTTCATTACTCCTATTTTTAATAGTAAAACCTAACTTACAACAGAAAGTCGCTCCTTTGGCTGGGCTTCAAGCACTGTTTTTGTTTATCATTTTATTTATAAATTTGACCTTTAATTTTGTTAATCTATACGCTCTATAA
- a CDS encoding M57 family metalloprotease, giving the protein MLKSKPKLYGFLVATLIVCSCQKNETETSEQLTAEAQKTFNYLTKVENYSPDLLKVDYKTKSFIYDNDAALAFGIEKNVPPKIKGNDSAQRNQWMGNSGVLYVNSRNITYYLENNFPNQYSNAFAWAAYHWSRVSPNINFRRTNNRNTARVLVSSYYNASDRAWARAQLPRRDGYTGTWVSINTANALNTTNETTKMTLMIHELGHILGFEHSDQTRGNLIPGTYGPSYHASNNCGSIMKSSVYNCNWRSGSTATGWTRDDRTSIRWAYK; this is encoded by the coding sequence ATGTTAAAATCAAAACCTAAACTTTATGGTTTTTTGGTTGCTACATTAATTGTATGCAGTTGCCAAAAAAATGAAACCGAAACTTCAGAACAACTAACAGCTGAAGCGCAAAAAACGTTCAACTATTTAACTAAAGTTGAGAATTACAGTCCTGATTTACTTAAAGTAGATTACAAAACCAAGTCGTTTATTTACGATAATGATGCGGCATTGGCTTTTGGTATTGAAAAGAATGTTCCTCCAAAAATTAAAGGTAATGATTCCGCTCAACGGAATCAATGGATGGGTAATTCTGGTGTGTTATATGTAAACTCTAGAAATATAACTTATTATCTAGAGAATAATTTTCCAAATCAATACTCAAATGCCTTTGCGTGGGCAGCATATCATTGGAGTAGGGTGAGTCCTAATATTAACTTTAGGAGAACTAACAATAGAAATACTGCGAGAGTACTGGTGAGTTCTTATTACAATGCTAGTGATAGAGCTTGGGCAAGAGCACAATTACCTAGAAGAGATGGCTACACGGGGACTTGGGTAAGTATTAATACAGCCAATGCATTGAATACTACTAATGAAACTACAAAAATGACATTAATGATTCATGAACTGGGACATATTCTTGGATTTGAACATTCTGATCAGACTAGAGGTAACTTAATTCCAGGAACATACGGGCCAAGTTACCATGCGTCCAATAATTGTGGTTCAATCATGAAGTCTTCAGTATATAATTGTAATTGGAGATCTGGTAGCACAGCTACAGGTTGGACTAGAGATGATAGAACATCAATAAGATGGGCATATAAATAA
- a CDS encoding type II secretion system protein, producing MKKVKAFTLSEVLVVMVISTIVVSIAFLVLSMTQKQMKLIQTNLEYKQDIQHLERVLWKDFNEAHLIEQKTKEVFVAIKQNDTVPYTILDNVVLRDKDSFFVAVKEKVFFFNGKETQKETIDAIKLFFDKTYTNKELFVYTNKDASFYLNQ from the coding sequence ATGAAGAAAGTTAAAGCATTTACTTTATCAGAAGTTTTAGTGGTTATGGTAATTTCTACCATTGTAGTTTCTATAGCTTTTTTGGTTTTATCTATGACGCAAAAGCAAATGAAACTTATTCAAACCAACCTGGAGTACAAACAAGATATTCAGCATTTAGAAAGAGTTTTATGGAAAGATTTTAACGAAGCACACCTAATTGAACAAAAAACAAAAGAGGTTTTTGTAGCAATTAAACAAAATGATACTGTTCCCTACACTATTTTAGACAATGTAGTTTTACGAGATAAAGATAGTTTTTTTGTAGCTGTAAAAGAAAAGGTATTTTTCTTTAACGGAAAAGAAACTCAAAAAGAAACAATAGATGCTATTAAATTGTTTTTTGATAAAACATATACTAACAAAGAGTTGTTTGTTTACACCAATAAAGATGCCTCTTTTTACCTTAATCAATAA
- a CDS encoding GspE/PulE family protein, with product MKENNFDLPTEVLQLISSDLAYDYRIIPVKEENNSYTFITDSENIEDLQNELQIVLGKAVFLQHELSGTINNYLQKNYRKRDTKTSSTLQYSDDFLLNMIHEAKEIGSSDIHFEAFEKQKRVRFRIDGKLIEQYIIPFDEYPKIVNRLKIMGGMDISEKRLPQDGRINVSTEYEDFDIRVSSLPTLHGEKLVLRILSKNNAGIQLSKLGFTEEEIKSYKRAIKKPNGIILISGPTGSGKTTTLYATLKQLNNEDTNILTIEDPIEYTLEGVNQVQLKENIGLDFASTLRTFLRQDPDVIMVGEIRDVATANMAIRAALTGHLVLSTIHTNSAWGTISRLIDMGVPSFLIASTLNVSVAQRLVRKLCNHCKVEEKITDDAFDYQELQEYIDTHHVAVGCEHCYQTGYKGRKAIYEIIPVTKPIVKAIKREELEVDSYLEENNIKTLKKNALELVKQGITSIDEVYSLLIS from the coding sequence ATGAAAGAGAATAATTTTGATTTACCTACTGAAGTTTTACAATTAATCTCTTCAGATTTAGCATACGATTATCGTATTATTCCTGTCAAAGAAGAAAATAACTCTTATACTTTCATTACTGATTCAGAAAATATTGAAGATTTACAAAATGAATTACAAATTGTTTTAGGAAAAGCTGTTTTTTTACAACATGAATTAAGTGGTACTATTAATAACTACTTACAAAAAAATTACCGAAAAAGAGATACCAAAACAAGCTCTACATTACAATATTCTGATGACTTTCTATTGAATATGATTCATGAAGCTAAAGAAATAGGGAGTAGTGATATTCACTTTGAAGCTTTTGAAAAGCAAAAAAGAGTTCGCTTTAGAATTGACGGGAAGTTAATTGAACAATATATTATTCCTTTTGATGAGTATCCTAAAATTGTAAACCGACTGAAAATTATGGGCGGTATGGATATTTCAGAAAAACGTTTACCTCAAGATGGACGTATTAATGTAAGTACTGAATATGAAGATTTCGACATCAGAGTATCTTCGTTGCCTACTCTGCATGGTGAAAAACTAGTTCTTCGTATTTTATCAAAGAATAATGCGGGTATTCAATTAAGTAAATTAGGTTTTACTGAGGAAGAAATCAAAAGTTACAAAAGAGCCATAAAAAAACCTAATGGAATTATTTTAATTTCTGGTCCTACTGGTTCTGGTAAAACTACTACATTATATGCTACACTTAAACAATTAAATAACGAGGACACTAATATTTTAACTATTGAAGATCCGATTGAATATACCTTAGAAGGTGTTAATCAGGTTCAATTAAAAGAAAACATTGGTTTAGACTTTGCTAGTACATTACGCACCTTTTTACGTCAAGATCCTGATGTTATTATGGTTGGAGAAATTAGAGATGTAGCAACTGCAAACATGGCCATTAGAGCTGCTTTAACTGGGCATTTGGTTTTGTCTACCATCCACACCAATTCGGCTTGGGGAACCATTTCTAGATTAATTGACATGGGGGTTCCATCGTTTTTAATTGCCAGTACATTAAATGTAAGTGTTGCACAACGATTGGTTAGAAAATTATGTAATCATTGTAAAGTAGAAGAAAAAATAACAGATGATGCTTTTGATTATCAAGAATTACAAGAGTATATAGATACACACCACGTAGCCGTAGGGTGTGAACATTGTTATCAAACAGGTTATAAAGGCAGAAAAGCTATTTACGAAATTATTCCTGTTACCAAACCTATTGTTAAAGCTATAAAAAGAGAAGAATTAGAAGTAGATAGTTACTTAGAAGAAAATAACATTAAAACGTTAAAAAAGAATGCACTTGAACTAGTTAAACAAGGTATTACGTCTATAGATGAAGTGTATTCTTTATTAATATCATAA
- a CDS encoding PilN domain-containing protein: MLKERLLYGNTYCSVEHTITENGKEVFYVLLLTKKNKELVIKETADFYNQEEVINFLKENKQQHIVLVINNQQVLTKTVESVEESFKVLQRAYSNLNLKDFYSQIKTASNKSFVTLARKSYVDEVINSYQIKGITPLDFSLGNLSLFSLTGVFSNKESIYTSNAKVYLENNQLISIATKQFSEENYLVNGLTLKNNKLLTLGAIVDLYLSKQVYQGKERIDEFVSKTIFTKGFKAALIAFFVALLFNFIAFNSYYSKVQKLSDQLDLYRDNKEKLTSIQETVLEKKKFLQEIQNYSSTSYAKYIDQISNFVPASILLTEFNFQPFTATIKEGKEISNQLHQINIKGVLKKENEFSNWIDAIEKIDWVKEVSKLAIDNDKKNRFSKFNITITIKNEL; the protein is encoded by the coding sequence ATGCTGAAAGAAAGACTACTATACGGTAATACATACTGTTCCGTAGAACATACTATAACTGAAAACGGAAAAGAAGTCTTTTATGTGCTTTTGCTCACAAAAAAGAATAAAGAGCTTGTTATAAAAGAAACGGCTGATTTTTACAATCAAGAAGAGGTTATTAACTTTTTAAAAGAAAATAAACAACAACATATTGTCTTAGTAATAAATAACCAGCAGGTTCTTACAAAAACTGTAGAGTCTGTTGAGGAAAGTTTTAAAGTTTTACAAAGAGCTTATTCTAATTTAAATCTAAAGGATTTTTACTCTCAAATAAAAACTGCCTCTAATAAATCTTTCGTAACCTTAGCTAGAAAGTCTTATGTTGATGAAGTAATCAATTCCTACCAAATCAAAGGAATAACACCTCTTGATTTTTCATTAGGAAACTTGTCTCTTTTTAGCTTAACTGGAGTTTTTTCAAATAAAGAAAGTATTTACACTTCCAATGCTAAGGTTTATTTAGAAAACAATCAATTAATTTCTATTGCTACTAAACAATTTAGTGAAGAAAATTATTTGGTAAACGGACTCACTCTTAAAAATAACAAATTACTTACTTTAGGAGCCATTGTAGACTTATATTTAAGTAAACAAGTATACCAAGGTAAAGAACGAATAGATGAATTTGTTAGTAAAACAATTTTCACAAAAGGATTTAAAGCTGCTTTAATTGCCTTTTTTGTAGCATTACTTTTTAACTTTATTGCTTTTAACTCGTACTATTCAAAGGTTCAAAAACTAAGTGATCAGTTAGATTTATATAGAGATAACAAGGAAAAACTTACTTCGATTCAAGAAACTGTATTAGAAAAGAAAAAGTTTTTACAAGAAATTCAAAATTACTCTTCTACTAGTTATGCTAAGTATATAGATCAAATATCTAACTTTGTTCCAGCATCTATCTTACTAACTGAATTCAATTTTCAGCCATTTACAGCAACTATAAAGGAAGGAAAAGAAATAAGCAACCAACTGCATCAAATAAATATTAAAGGAGTTTTAAAGAAAGAAAACGAATTTAGTAATTGGATAGATGCTATTGAAAAAATTGATTGGGTAAAAGAGGTTTCTAAGCTAGCTATTGATAACGATAAAAAAAATAGATTTTCAAAGTTTAACATCACCATAACTATAAAAAATGAGTTATAA
- a CDS encoding type IV pilin protein: MKSKLLKKVNAYNLQELLVVLVIIGILILIALPTLMPQIAKAKSLEAKIQLNHLYGLQKNYFYLHSKYSNDFNQIDFVPPKNVNNGGTAYYSYEIIESSNNSFKARATAVSDFDGDGTFNVWEVNQDKELKEVVKD; the protein is encoded by the coding sequence ATGAAATCGAAACTACTTAAAAAGGTGAATGCTTACAACTTACAAGAGCTTTTAGTTGTATTGGTTATTATTGGTATTCTAATTTTAATAGCATTACCAACTTTGATGCCTCAAATAGCGAAAGCCAAAAGTTTAGAAGCTAAAATTCAGTTAAATCATTTATATGGTTTGCAAAAGAATTACTTTTATCTACATTCTAAGTATTCTAATGACTTTAACCAAATAGATTTTGTTCCGCCAAAAAACGTAAATAATGGAGGAACTGCTTATTATAGTTATGAAATTATTGAATCTTCCAATAATTCATTCAAGGCTAGAGCTACTGCGGTAAGTGACTTTGATGGTGATGGTACGTTTAATGTTTGGGAAGTAAACCAAGATAAAGAACTAAAAGAAGTTGTGAAAGATTAA
- a CDS encoding type II secretion system F family protein yields MGFQLDNINNKENKKDEGFDIDALLKKEINLFGSSFSNKKKEAFYTELYVLLQAGLELKDALDLIVQQQKKEADKKLIKTIIEKLIAGKNFSEILKEQKHFSTYEYYSIEIGEKTGTIDKVIEELSNYYKKRNEQKRMVMNALSYPIIILSTAFLAVFFMLQFVVPMFADIFRQNNVELPWITTKIIGLSNMFKEYYWIAALGIISFLVFKKTFQSKIWYKKITSNIYLRLPFVGEFIRKIKIAQFTQALTLLIGAKVPILNGIQLTQKMIDFFPLQTALKKVENDVLVGKTLSESLKKHSVFDTKMVSLVKVAEETNQNQIIFGRLTEQYNKDIEYQSKMLSTALEPLIILILGIIVATILIAMYIPMFKLSTVIG; encoded by the coding sequence ATGGGATTTCAGCTAGATAATATTAACAATAAGGAAAATAAAAAAGACGAAGGTTTTGATATTGATGCTCTATTAAAGAAAGAAATCAATTTATTTGGGAGCTCTTTTTCTAATAAAAAGAAAGAAGCATTCTATACAGAGTTATATGTACTATTGCAAGCTGGTTTAGAACTTAAAGATGCTTTAGACTTAATAGTACAACAGCAAAAAAAAGAGGCTGATAAAAAACTAATTAAAACGATTATTGAAAAATTAATTGCTGGAAAAAACTTTTCTGAAATATTAAAAGAGCAAAAACATTTTTCAACCTATGAATATTATTCTATAGAAATAGGTGAAAAAACAGGAACTATTGATAAAGTTATTGAAGAGTTAAGTAATTATTACAAAAAGAGAAATGAACAAAAAAGAATGGTAATGAATGCTTTGTCATACCCTATCATCATTCTATCAACAGCTTTTTTAGCTGTATTTTTCATGTTACAGTTTGTTGTACCTATGTTTGCGGATATTTTCAGACAAAATAATGTAGAGTTACCATGGATTACCACCAAAATTATAGGTTTATCTAATATGTTTAAAGAATATTACTGGATTGCTGCCCTAGGAATTATAAGCTTTCTAGTATTCAAAAAAACATTTCAATCTAAAATTTGGTATAAAAAAATAACATCTAATATTTATTTACGATTACCTTTTGTTGGTGAATTTATAAGAAAAATTAAAATAGCTCAATTCACTCAAGCGTTAACTTTATTAATAGGAGCTAAAGTTCCTATTTTAAATGGAATTCAATTAACTCAAAAAATGATTGACTTTTTTCCGCTGCAAACTGCCTTAAAAAAGGTAGAAAATGATGTACTAGTAGGTAAAACACTTTCTGAAAGCCTTAAAAAGCATTCTGTTTTTGATACTAAAATGGTTTCGTTAGTAAAAGTAGCTGAAGAAACTAACCAAAATCAAATAATTTTTGGTCGTTTAACAGAACAGTACAATAAAGACATTGAATATCAATCAAAAATGTTAAGTACAGCTTTAGAACCATTAATCATCTTAATTTTAGGTATTATCGTTGCTACCATACTTATTGCTATGTATATTCCTATGTTTAAACTTAGTACAGTTATCGGATAA